One window of Amaranthus tricolor cultivar Red isolate AtriRed21 chromosome 11, ASM2621246v1, whole genome shotgun sequence genomic DNA carries:
- the LOC130827812 gene encoding myb family transcription factor IPN2-like isoform X1: MFHHPKKLPSSMNSNERNNSSSMCVQNDSGLVLTTDPKPRLRWTVELHERFVDAVTQLGGPDKATPKTIMRVMGVKGLTLYHLKSHLQKFRLGKQPHKEFNDHHSVKDGKRASTLELQRPHAASSSGLMRPSMNDSNVHISDAIRMQMEVQRRLQEQLEVQRHLQLRIEAQGKYMQNILEKACQTLAGETNMAASSATHNNKTNNNNTHNLLSSNNSSNMAADPLGGSIREFGSMNFPSFQDLNIYGGDPPLDLHQGMDRSSSLENFMQVPSDHSLCLGKKRVNPFNSNNGKSPLIWGDDHIRIQELGAPLNCQDHHHQQDPFKIDIQIGPPDHQIDSISDQIYESKPLLANDISVGE; the protein is encoded by the exons atGTTCCATCACCCTAAGAAATTACCTTCTTCTATGAATTCAAATGAAAGGAATAATAGTTCTTCCATGTGTGTTCAAAATGATTCTGGCTTAGTCCTTACAACTGATCCTAAACCTCGTCTTCGATGGACCGTCGAGCTTCATGAACGTTTCGTCGATGCCGTTACTCAGCTTGGCGGCCCTGATA AGGCAACTCCTAAGACTATTATGAGAGTTATGGGTGTTAAAGGTCTCACTTTGTACCATCTCAAGAGTCATCTTCAG aAATTCAGGCTAGGAAAGCAGCCACACAAAGAGTTCAATGATCATCATTCAGTCAAGGATGGTAAGAGAG CATCGACTTTGGAGCTTCAAAGACCACATGCTGCATCTTCATCAGGATTAATGCGACCAAGTATGAATGA CAGCAATGTGCATATTAGTGATGCAATCAGGATGCAAATGGAAGTCCAAAGGAGGCTTCAAGAACAGCTGGAG GTACAAAGACACCTCCAACTAAGAATTGAAGCACAAGGAAAATACATGCAAAACATACTAGAAAAGGCATGTCAAACACTAGCAGGAGAAACTAACATGGCAGCTTCATCAGCAACTCACAATAACAaaaccaacaataataatactcataaccTTCTAAGCTCAAACAACTCATCAAATATGGCAGCGGATCCATTGGGTGGATCCATAAGAGAATTCGGGTCCATGAACTTTCCTTCATTTCAAGACCTTAATATCTATGGTGGAGATCCGCCATTGGATCTCCACCAAGGTATGGATCGTTCTTCATCACTTGAGAACTTCATGCAAGTTCCAAGTGATCATAGTCTTTGTTTAGGGAAGAAACGGGTCAACCCGTTTAATAGTAATAATGGTAAGAGCCCTTTGATTTGGGGAGATGATCATATCCGGATTCAAGAACTTGGGGCTCCGTTAAATTGtcaagatcatcatcatcaacaagaTCCGTTTAAGATTGATATTCAAATCGGGCCACCCGATCATCAAATCGATTCGATTTCAGATCAAATTTATGAATCAAAGCCATTATTGGCCAATGATATTTCAGTTGGAGAATAA
- the LOC130827812 gene encoding myb family transcription factor IPN2-like isoform X3 → MFHHPKKLPSSMNSNERNNSSSMCVQNDSGLVLTTDPKPRLRWTVELHERFVDAVTQLGGPDKATPKTIMRVMGVKGLTLYHLKSHLQKFRLGKQPHKEFNDHHSVKDASTLELQRPHAASSSGLMRPSMNDSNVHISDAIRMQMEVQRRLQEQLEVQRHLQLRIEAQGKYMQNILEKACQTLAGETNMAASSATHNNKTNNNNTHNLLSSNNSSNMAADPLGGSIREFGSMNFPSFQDLNIYGGDPPLDLHQGMDRSSSLENFMQVPSDHSLCLGKKRVNPFNSNNGKSPLIWGDDHIRIQELGAPLNCQDHHHQQDPFKIDIQIGPPDHQIDSISDQIYESKPLLANDISVGE, encoded by the exons atGTTCCATCACCCTAAGAAATTACCTTCTTCTATGAATTCAAATGAAAGGAATAATAGTTCTTCCATGTGTGTTCAAAATGATTCTGGCTTAGTCCTTACAACTGATCCTAAACCTCGTCTTCGATGGACCGTCGAGCTTCATGAACGTTTCGTCGATGCCGTTACTCAGCTTGGCGGCCCTGATA AGGCAACTCCTAAGACTATTATGAGAGTTATGGGTGTTAAAGGTCTCACTTTGTACCATCTCAAGAGTCATCTTCAG aAATTCAGGCTAGGAAAGCAGCCACACAAAGAGTTCAATGATCATCATTCAGTCAAGGATG CATCGACTTTGGAGCTTCAAAGACCACATGCTGCATCTTCATCAGGATTAATGCGACCAAGTATGAATGA CAGCAATGTGCATATTAGTGATGCAATCAGGATGCAAATGGAAGTCCAAAGGAGGCTTCAAGAACAGCTGGAG GTACAAAGACACCTCCAACTAAGAATTGAAGCACAAGGAAAATACATGCAAAACATACTAGAAAAGGCATGTCAAACACTAGCAGGAGAAACTAACATGGCAGCTTCATCAGCAACTCACAATAACAaaaccaacaataataatactcataaccTTCTAAGCTCAAACAACTCATCAAATATGGCAGCGGATCCATTGGGTGGATCCATAAGAGAATTCGGGTCCATGAACTTTCCTTCATTTCAAGACCTTAATATCTATGGTGGAGATCCGCCATTGGATCTCCACCAAGGTATGGATCGTTCTTCATCACTTGAGAACTTCATGCAAGTTCCAAGTGATCATAGTCTTTGTTTAGGGAAGAAACGGGTCAACCCGTTTAATAGTAATAATGGTAAGAGCCCTTTGATTTGGGGAGATGATCATATCCGGATTCAAGAACTTGGGGCTCCGTTAAATTGtcaagatcatcatcatcaacaagaTCCGTTTAAGATTGATATTCAAATCGGGCCACCCGATCATCAAATCGATTCGATTTCAGATCAAATTTATGAATCAAAGCCATTATTGGCCAATGATATTTCAGTTGGAGAATAA
- the LOC130827812 gene encoding myb family transcription factor IPN2-like isoform X4, giving the protein MFHHPKKLPSSMNSNERNNSSSMCVQNDSGLVLTTDPKPRLRWTVELHERFVDAVTQLGGPDKATPKTIMRVMGVKGLTLYHLKSHLQKFRLGKQPHKEFNDHHSVKDASTLELQRPHAASSSGLMRPSMNDNVHISDAIRMQMEVQRRLQEQLEVQRHLQLRIEAQGKYMQNILEKACQTLAGETNMAASSATHNNKTNNNNTHNLLSSNNSSNMAADPLGGSIREFGSMNFPSFQDLNIYGGDPPLDLHQGMDRSSSLENFMQVPSDHSLCLGKKRVNPFNSNNGKSPLIWGDDHIRIQELGAPLNCQDHHHQQDPFKIDIQIGPPDHQIDSISDQIYESKPLLANDISVGE; this is encoded by the exons atGTTCCATCACCCTAAGAAATTACCTTCTTCTATGAATTCAAATGAAAGGAATAATAGTTCTTCCATGTGTGTTCAAAATGATTCTGGCTTAGTCCTTACAACTGATCCTAAACCTCGTCTTCGATGGACCGTCGAGCTTCATGAACGTTTCGTCGATGCCGTTACTCAGCTTGGCGGCCCTGATA AGGCAACTCCTAAGACTATTATGAGAGTTATGGGTGTTAAAGGTCTCACTTTGTACCATCTCAAGAGTCATCTTCAG aAATTCAGGCTAGGAAAGCAGCCACACAAAGAGTTCAATGATCATCATTCAGTCAAGGATG CATCGACTTTGGAGCTTCAAAGACCACATGCTGCATCTTCATCAGGATTAATGCGACCAAGTATGAATGA CAATGTGCATATTAGTGATGCAATCAGGATGCAAATGGAAGTCCAAAGGAGGCTTCAAGAACAGCTGGAG GTACAAAGACACCTCCAACTAAGAATTGAAGCACAAGGAAAATACATGCAAAACATACTAGAAAAGGCATGTCAAACACTAGCAGGAGAAACTAACATGGCAGCTTCATCAGCAACTCACAATAACAaaaccaacaataataatactcataaccTTCTAAGCTCAAACAACTCATCAAATATGGCAGCGGATCCATTGGGTGGATCCATAAGAGAATTCGGGTCCATGAACTTTCCTTCATTTCAAGACCTTAATATCTATGGTGGAGATCCGCCATTGGATCTCCACCAAGGTATGGATCGTTCTTCATCACTTGAGAACTTCATGCAAGTTCCAAGTGATCATAGTCTTTGTTTAGGGAAGAAACGGGTCAACCCGTTTAATAGTAATAATGGTAAGAGCCCTTTGATTTGGGGAGATGATCATATCCGGATTCAAGAACTTGGGGCTCCGTTAAATTGtcaagatcatcatcatcaacaagaTCCGTTTAAGATTGATATTCAAATCGGGCCACCCGATCATCAAATCGATTCGATTTCAGATCAAATTTATGAATCAAAGCCATTATTGGCCAATGATATTTCAGTTGGAGAATAA
- the LOC130827812 gene encoding myb family transcription factor IPN2-like isoform X2, which yields MFHHPKKLPSSMNSNERNNSSSMCVQNDSGLVLTTDPKPRLRWTVELHERFVDAVTQLGGPDKATPKTIMRVMGVKGLTLYHLKSHLQKFRLGKQPHKEFNDHHSVKDGKRASTLELQRPHAASSSGLMRPSMNDNVHISDAIRMQMEVQRRLQEQLEVQRHLQLRIEAQGKYMQNILEKACQTLAGETNMAASSATHNNKTNNNNTHNLLSSNNSSNMAADPLGGSIREFGSMNFPSFQDLNIYGGDPPLDLHQGMDRSSSLENFMQVPSDHSLCLGKKRVNPFNSNNGKSPLIWGDDHIRIQELGAPLNCQDHHHQQDPFKIDIQIGPPDHQIDSISDQIYESKPLLANDISVGE from the exons atGTTCCATCACCCTAAGAAATTACCTTCTTCTATGAATTCAAATGAAAGGAATAATAGTTCTTCCATGTGTGTTCAAAATGATTCTGGCTTAGTCCTTACAACTGATCCTAAACCTCGTCTTCGATGGACCGTCGAGCTTCATGAACGTTTCGTCGATGCCGTTACTCAGCTTGGCGGCCCTGATA AGGCAACTCCTAAGACTATTATGAGAGTTATGGGTGTTAAAGGTCTCACTTTGTACCATCTCAAGAGTCATCTTCAG aAATTCAGGCTAGGAAAGCAGCCACACAAAGAGTTCAATGATCATCATTCAGTCAAGGATGGTAAGAGAG CATCGACTTTGGAGCTTCAAAGACCACATGCTGCATCTTCATCAGGATTAATGCGACCAAGTATGAATGA CAATGTGCATATTAGTGATGCAATCAGGATGCAAATGGAAGTCCAAAGGAGGCTTCAAGAACAGCTGGAG GTACAAAGACACCTCCAACTAAGAATTGAAGCACAAGGAAAATACATGCAAAACATACTAGAAAAGGCATGTCAAACACTAGCAGGAGAAACTAACATGGCAGCTTCATCAGCAACTCACAATAACAaaaccaacaataataatactcataaccTTCTAAGCTCAAACAACTCATCAAATATGGCAGCGGATCCATTGGGTGGATCCATAAGAGAATTCGGGTCCATGAACTTTCCTTCATTTCAAGACCTTAATATCTATGGTGGAGATCCGCCATTGGATCTCCACCAAGGTATGGATCGTTCTTCATCACTTGAGAACTTCATGCAAGTTCCAAGTGATCATAGTCTTTGTTTAGGGAAGAAACGGGTCAACCCGTTTAATAGTAATAATGGTAAGAGCCCTTTGATTTGGGGAGATGATCATATCCGGATTCAAGAACTTGGGGCTCCGTTAAATTGtcaagatcatcatcatcaacaagaTCCGTTTAAGATTGATATTCAAATCGGGCCACCCGATCATCAAATCGATTCGATTTCAGATCAAATTTATGAATCAAAGCCATTATTGGCCAATGATATTTCAGTTGGAGAATAA